The segment ATACCACGTCTGTAACTATATATTAACATATAACTTGACGGAGCGCCGTAAATGCATATAGACGGCTTATCAGCTGAATTTCACGCACCATTTGTCAAATGGTAAACGCCGTACGACTTCCTTGCATAGTAATGACTTTGTGTATGTAAGAATTCCAATTGTTAATATGGTCTgccttttattttgttactagcttttactcgcTTTTTACGCAAAGTTAAGTGCCTTATAAAAACCgttggaaaaaaaatcataagctTTTTTTCTAGTTTACATTCATATGGATATGTCTCTACATATATGTATCTACATAATTGTACTAAATTTTGATCTATTCCGAatactggaagtggatcaaaaagTATTGCAAGATTTTAAACAAACATGCAAATATACGGTgaagttaataaaaagtttgTGGAGACAATGAACTAGATgccttttttttctattagcATTGTCTTATTTTTAGTTATTGAGAGTGTATTTTCTTTAAAGAATcaggaatttagaaaaacttttttttaataattttattgtgatgAATAATCGTTTTGTGAAAGCAATAGTTTCGGCTTCCTTTTGTAATGAAATCACATTTACCGTGGTTAGTCGGGTGATAGAGAGGTCCGCGGTCTCGCTCGCACCTCTGGATAGGCCAGTGTTTACCTAGCCACAGGATTAAGATACGTTATCAGTGTTATCAGCCGCTATCAAACGTTGCCGGACCGCTGCATACCTGAACGCATTATGGTGTAATACCGTTAGTTGCCTATACCCGTTTAACACCTTGGAGTAATTCTTTAACTGGGATTGTAGTATAAAAACTGCCTCAAATACACTTGCTTGCGCCAGAAATTGTATATTGTACAAGTCCATAAAACACACTATTTTAACTGAGGAGTTTATATCTACCCAAGTCGTAGACGAGGCTTGATAGCTTGATGATAAACGAGGGTAAACTCGGAGTTATGAAGGAGTTAATTTGCTTTTCAGATAGCTTGTAAGGAAATTATACATCAGCACCActgtaaataatttttcatttatctactaggttttatttttcaaagtataGTAGTATATATAGAACTAACCCAACCACTGGCTGAAAATATTCCAGAATCATTTATGTCTATGCTTGGGGGACTATTCGCAAAGTacatcacacacacaaacaattAAATGTACAGCGAATCGTAGTTTACCAAATGACATAATCCATGTAACCAAATTGATGTAGCCAAGGTATTAAAtaccatttttctttctttgcaGAGGCTCAACGGTAAAAATGGCGTCAAAGAAGAAGAATCTAGTTGGTATTGGGACCCCGCTCCCCAAACGGGTAGGCAAGTTGAAGGGGATATCGAGGAACAGTACAAAGAAAAAATCAGAGAATTACAAGAAGAACTATCCTCCATAAAAGACCGAGATACTATCGACATGAGACAAGACACAGAAGAAGAACTCAATAGGCTGAGAGAGGAAAACAAAAACCTAACTTCGAGTCTTGAAGATTTAGATTCACAACATCAGTTAGCTATGGAGAGGTTACTGAgcttaaaaaaagaattacagAAGAATTTTGAAGTGCTGAGACAAGAACAcgaagatttaaaaaatactaacgAGGAGTACGCAGATGAGATTAAAgatttgttatttaaaatagaaaagaaagatagagaaatagaaaatataaaagGGACGAAGTCTGATTATGACACGCTACATCAGAAGTATATGAATTTAGAAAGAATTCATGGTTTGTTGAGGGAAAACGCGGAGAAGTTTCAAGAAGAAAATCAGGAGTTGCATGAAGAAGTATTTAAATTGCAAGAAGAAGTTACTAAATTGGAACATGATATCGAAATTGCGTCCAAGCATTCGGAAGTATCTGAATCTGTGCCAAAACACAAATATGAAGCGTTACTAAAGGAACTAAATGATTTGAAAGACAGTAGAAATTCTAACCACGATCATCTTGATGAAGTCAATATTGATGATAATGCTAAGAGTGTTATTGAAACTTTAAAGAGAGATCTTAGTGACGTAAGACATAAACTAGCTCAAAAAGAAGATAGTGACAGTCAAGCTGATAATAAGATGGTcaaaactgaaaaaataatGCAGTTATATAATAAATACGTTAATTTTGAATTACCTATTGATTATGTAGGTGAAGTTCCATCTACTTATGATAATATTGTAGTTTTCAAGCTCGAAAGTGCATTAAAAACTCTAAATTCGTTCAAAAAAGATATAGACACGCTGCAACATAAACTTTCGGAGAAAAACCTGAACATTAATCATTTACAGACCCAAATAGATGATTTAACATCAGAAAATGATTTCTTAACTAATGATTTGCAACATTTCGAGAGAGAATTAGAAGAAATGAAAAAGAATAACGACTTCCTAATATCAGAAATAACAGCCTTGAAAAATACTTCTAAACTAGAACCTATAATAGAAACTCATGAAGATAATCTAGCAAAGTTGGAAACAGAATTAGCTGATTCTAATAGGATGAATAAAACCTTTGAGTCTGAAATCAAAAGGATAGAAAAGGAACTAATGGCAGTTCAAAACGAAAAATCATTACTTCAAACAAGTCTTActgatttaaaagaaaaatacactTCTATGCTTAGTGAACTAGACATGTTTAAAACGCAGACTAAAGCTGTtgaagatttagaaaataacACGATTAttgaaaatgaagaaaaattaaagaaaaacgcCGATGAAATACATGAATTAAAAACGCGACTAACAGCAGCGAATGCTAAAATCGAACAGCTATCTATAGATGTCCATATAATTGAAAACGAAAAAGTGTTGCTTACTCAAGAAGTCGATAATCTTAATCAAACAGTTGTACACAAAAATGATTCACACAATTTACAGGAACAAAAGATTCACCTTCAAGACAATAGTACGCAGTCATCAGAATTGCACATtacagaaaaagaaaaaaatgagtCTACAGCTCGTCATGAATTAGAAAAAATTAGAGCAGAAAAAGCCAGAATCCAAGAAGAACTTAACGCCTCGTTACAGGATAGCTCTTCATTAAGAGCTAGTATTGCTAAATTGACCATTGAAGTGGATAGCCTAAAGCAACAGGAACATAATCTGTTAAGCGAAGTGGGTCAGTTAAGATATAATAACCAAGTGGAggcacaaaattcaaaaatattccaagaAACCATAGAAGAGTTAAAAGCTAAAATAATACAACAAGAAGTGCTGAATAATGAACTAACTGAGctcaaaaaagaaaataacataTTAGCGGAACGAAAATCGCAATTAGAAACAGAATTGTCATCCACTGATAGTAAAATTGTGCATTTAGAAGTAGGATTCGAAAAACTTATTTCTGATCTTGGCGAAAAAGACACATTAATCGACCTTCTTCATTCTACATCGGCTAAAAAAGATGAGAAACTTAATAATCTAACTCAAAGCATCTCTGAATTAGAAACAAAAGTGATTGCGAAAGATGATGAAATTATGCGTTTACAGCGATCACTAACAGAGCTCAACCTGACGTTAAATGAAGCTAGTCAACAGTCAAATCAAAGCCATGAAGCAATTTTGCACGAAAAAGAAGCGTTAAGTCATCAACTGGTCGAAATAAATGTCGAATTAGATCGCAAAAGTGATCATATAAATATGTTAAATCACAAAATCGAGGAACTAGAAAACAATAAACACCAGTACAAAGCTATAGCAGatgaaaaagataaagaaattAAAGAGCTGCGTCAAAGTATGATAGAAgtcagtgataaaataaaaaataatgaaaattctACTAACGCTGATgactacttaatattattaaaagaaaaagaacaTATACAAAGTCAGGTAGATACCCTGCAAAATAACATAACAGTGAAAGAACAAGAACTTGCTGAAGCCCAAGCGAAATGCGTTCAATATGAGAAAGCGTGCGTAGAATACAAAACCATTCTAGATAATACAACAGCGGAGAAGAATGAACTGATAAATTTAGTGAATATGAAACACAACGAAAGTCTACAGTACCACAACGAAATCCAGAGGCTCAATCATGTTCTTTTGGAGCAGAGTAATGAATTCAAGAAAGTTATTGATGAAAAACAACACCTGACCCAAATTAATGACAGCTGTCAACAATGTGACAACCTAAGAATTACACTTCGTGAAAAAGATGAAATTATCCTGGCTCTGAAtcaaaataacagtgtttttgaaAAGCATAAAGCCGACTTACTAAATGCTAATGAAACTTTAAAGAGTTTGACGGAGAAATGCGACAGTTTGGAGAAAAACTTGGAGATACAGCTTGATACAGTAAAGCAATTGACAGCAGAAAAAATACAGGTTAGTCATATTTAGAACTATATTTGTTGCGTAACTGGGAGAAATTTTCTTCGCCAATAGGTACAGATGAATAAATTTCATATAGCTTTTATCAAGTCCATGTTTAATAGTCATTTAAGTCTTCAACTGTGTATATTTCTTCTTCGCGGTTTCATCCTCGTAGACAGTAGATTTGACATATAGGAATTTTACTAATTTATCTTATCACTGgatttcccaaaaattacatcgacTTCGTTATTTACGTTGCCTAAATAATACCtaaggggctactacgaaattcgaaaatcgaagttcgtgtcgtgacgtcccgctgatgctaatattatttaatacgatagtGAGAGGGAtagtacaatacgaacttcgattttcgaatttcgtagtagctcctctGTGCAAAATATCATGTTTCTTGATTTAGCGGTTGAATAGTTTGATATTTTACACGCATATATATATACCACAccacgttttgtgtgctctgtctaccccatttgggaatacaggcgtgatttttgtgag is part of the Choristoneura fumiferana chromosome 29, NRCan_CFum_1, whole genome shotgun sequence genome and harbors:
- the LOC141444314 gene encoding LOW QUALITY PROTEIN: uncharacterized protein (The sequence of the model RefSeq protein was modified relative to this genomic sequence to represent the inferred CDS: deleted 1 base in 1 codon); its protein translation is MSWLNINQSLNSLKGQITNFASEVLSEVPGPESADNAAGGESSVKELEEKCHNQELEIASLKRLTEELQATLQSERLNGKNGVKEEESSWYWDPAPQTGRQVEGDIEEQYKEKIRELQEELSSIKDRDTIDMRQDTEEELNRLREENKNLTSSLEDLDSQHQLAMERLLSLKKELQKNFEVLRQEHEDLKNTNEEYADEIKDLLFKIEKKDREIENIKGTKSDYDTLHQKYMNLERIHGLLRENAEKFQEENQELHEEVFKLQEEVTKLEHDIEIASKHSEVSESVPKHKYEALLKELNDLKDSRNSNHDHLDEVNIDDNAKSVIETLKRDLSDVRHKLAQKEDSDSQADNKMVKTEKIMQLYNKYVNFELPIDYVGEVPSTYDNIVVFKLESALKTLNSFKKDIDTLQHKLSEKNLNINHLQTQIDDLTSENDFLTNDLQHFERELEEMKKNNDFLISEITALKNTSKLEPIIETHEDNLAKLETELADSNRMNKTFESEIKRIEKELMAVQNEKSLLQTSLTDLKEKYTSMLSELDMFKTQTKAVEDLENNTIIENEEKLKKNADEIHELKTRLTAANAKIEQLSIDVHIIENEKVLLTQEVDNLNQTVVHKNDSHNLQEQKIHLQDNSTQSSELHITEKEKNESTARHELEKIRAEKARIQEELNASLQDSSSLRASIAKLTIEVDSLKQQEHNLLSEVGQLRYNNQVEAQNSKIFQETIEELKAKIIQQEVLNNELTELKKENNILAERKSQLETELSSTDSKIVHLEVGFEKLISDLGEKDTLIDLLHSTSAKKDEKLNNLTQSISELETKVIAKDDEIMRLQRSLTELNLTLNEASQQSNQSHEAILHEKEALSHQLVEINVELDRKSDHINMLNHKIEELENNKHQYKAIADEKDKEIKELRQSMIEVSDKIKNNENSTNADDYLILLKEKEHIQSQVDTLQNNITVKEQELAEAQAKCVQYEKACVEYKTILDNTTAEKNELINLVNMKHNESLQYHNEIQRLNHVLLEQSNEFKKVIDEKQHLTQINDSCQQCDNLRITLREKDEIILALNQNNSVFEKHKADLLNANETLKSLTEKCDSLEKNLEIQLDTVKQLTAEKIQLSEQHENAARELERLRRHLMETEENYTQELMTSEQKLAECQARLMHVEERAKQSSTVYTSNSIRANQEVETYKNQIKLLERQREEFQARLSESEDARSRSEAALTNLQVVLEQFQLDKERDVHAATEKIRNKMEDLRKENGGLQAEINRLNDKLQESLVGLQAATRLGDQLETKTAQINDLKEQVKTLQTRSVGAAEERYYNAISNQQQDKVDKNLVKNLVLNYVMTAGNTANKTQVLRILSTVLDFNQSECAKLGLSKAPPTDSLAAEFVKFLQDESRPRAPLPSMMGLTRSTTPSSRKSSTIGPSPIPTELVGHRRNPSTGSNNLLFQNIDNIETSSQISIESDHRPPMDTGVNQTRNTEGAILKHVLKDM